From Drosophila subpulchrella strain 33 F10 #4 breed RU33 unplaced genomic scaffold, RU_Dsub_v1.1 Primary Assembly Seq354, whole genome shotgun sequence, the proteins below share one genomic window:
- the LOC119560729 gene encoding uncharacterized protein LOC119560729, whose protein sequence is MFKSKSFDLVNEERTKKPERLYQPRRMRWLKYIILPAVFSFALLLILVNVDFSDTSDEVTSNSTDLGCKLESHYNNKMKFLDVCGKSLFISSHGFENNTLQRSFFSSSWELQNLTIVNCTIVHISNETFDQHNTRYLMNLQLINLQLENLTESALQGLQKLQNFTLINGNNHFKPFGFLSAVSETVINARIHQSFYTERRYALSDFLGYNNFSHLKCLDMSGTNFGESIKSDSFENLPALAQLILKNCGLSQIEWDFLPPRPKLVQYLDLSESRKERDYPYNLEIFEFTPDTTIDDEESYTVQIERAAGPPFATATTNSTSAPTTVDSTVTTFPSTLQSITTTSPTQDITADPSTEPSTLSTMTTPRSNCEEELCQELVCSRISADSTIGFTDLESSASCKDGILVEVCESDCTAPTYFCGLFGDNFTSPSNCCSHNTMRCVVSAKASWFDDHSGLVIGLGIGLLLIGSLLGMLIAYGAIRLHPILFKNSKRRESNTMGLIPRRFEKDLNDYAGGPISTLDDSEYVIAYHRYLEQANHRHTETNKYIYPPRDRAPSVPPSCDYPLPLPPRNNYIYESCELYEELP, encoded by the exons ATGTTCAAGTCCAAGTCCTTCGATTTGGTCAACGAGGAAAGGACGAAGAAACCGGAACGGCTGTATCAGCCCCGCCGGATGCGATGGCTCAAATATATCATCCTGCCGGCCGTGTTCTCCTTTGCGCTTCTTCTGATCCTGGTCAATGTGGATTTCTCCGACACCAGTGATGAAGTAACCTCTAATTCCACGGATTTGGGCTGTAAACTTGAGTCGCATTACAACAACAAGATGAAATTCCTCGACGTATGTGGCAAATCCCTCTTTATATCAAGCCATGGATTTGAAAATAACACTCTACAAAGGAGCTTTTTTTCCAGCAGCTGGGAACTGCAAAACTTAACAATAGTAAATTGCACCATAGTTCATATCAGTAATGAAACTTTTGATCAACATAACACCCGTTACCTTATGAACTTGCAACTCATTAATTTGCAACTGGAAAATTTAACAGAATCAGCCTTACAAGGTCTTCAAAAGCTTCAGAACTTCACCCTAATCAACGGGAATAACCATTTCAAGCCTTTTGGATTCCTTTCAGCTGTGTCTGAGACGGTAattaatgctagaatacacCAGTCATTCTACACAGAAAGAAGATACGCACTTAGTGATTTCTTGGGATACAACAATTTTAGCCACTTGAAATGTTTAGATATGAGCGGAACGAATTTCGGAGAGAGTATTAAATCAGATTCCTTCGAAAATCTCCCCGCTTTGGCGCAGCTGATCTTAAAGAACTGTGGCTTAAGCCAAATCGAGTGGGACTTTCTACCACCAAGACCTAAATTAGTGCAATACTTAGACTTGAGTGAAAGTCGAAAGGAAAGAGACTATCCTTATAACTTGGAAATATTTGAGTTTACCCCTGACACAACCATTGACGACGAGGAGAGCTATACTGTCCAGATCGAAAGAGCCGCTGGGCCACCCTTTGCAACCGCAACAACAAACTCAACATCAGCCCCAACCACAGTGGATTCAACAGTAACAACATTTCCATCCACACTACaatcaataacaacaacatcaCCCACACAAGATATAACGGCTGATCCATCAACTGAACCATCAACGTTATCTACGATGACAACACCGCGATCCAATTGCGAGGAGGAACTTTGCCAAGAACTCGTATGCTCTCGTATCTCAGCGGACTCAACGATTGGATTTACAGATCTGGAAAGTTCGGCTAGTTGTAAGGATGGCATACTGGTGGAGGTCTGCGAATCGGACTGCACAGCACCCACCTACTTCTGTGGACTATTTGGCGACAATTTTACCTCCCCATCCAACTGCTGTTCTCATAATACCATGAGATGTGTGGTTTCAGCAAAGGCCTCCTGGTTCGATGATCACAGCGGCCTTGTAATTGGACTGGGAATAGGACTCCTTTTGATTGGCAGCCTTCTCGGGATGCTCATTGCTTACGGAGCTATACGACTGCATCCGATCTTGTTTAAGAACAGTAAGCGGCGGGAATCCAACACGATGGGCCTAATTCCCCGGAGATTCGAAAAGGACCTGAACGACTATGCGGG GGGTCCGATATCGACTCTCGACGACAGCGAATATGTCATTGCTTATCACCGTTACTTGGAACAAGCGAACCACCGTCACACGGAGACCAACAAATACATATATCCACCCAGGGATAGGGCGCCTTCGGTTCCACCCTCCTGTGACTACCCGCTACCGCTTCCGCCAAGAAATAACTACATATATG
- the LOC119560495 gene encoding mpv17-like protein encodes MIRNFVNFTNKYKIIRGMISYGTLWPCGSLIEQTMIEKKTFRTYDWMKCVRFSLFGFFFMGPTIYVWIRLAGVMWPRTDIKSSLCKAITEQTAYDPMAISSFLFFMTLMEGNSYAEARREVSDKFLDAYKVGVIYWPCVQTVNFAFVPARNQVIFTSFFSMCWTTFLAYVKFLQLHPPVDVDHHAMDIHFLEM; translated from the exons ATGATTCGTAATTTTGTGAATtttacaaataaatacaaaattatcCGGGGCATGATATCATATGGCACCCTCTGGCCCTGCGGATCGCTCATCGAACAGACCATGATCGAGAAGAAGACATTCCGAACGTACGACTGGATGAAGTGTGTCAG GTTCAGTTTATTCGGCTTCTTTTTCATGGGGCCGACCATATACGTGTGGATCAGACTGGCGGGCGTTATGTGGCCGCGAACCGATATTAAGTCATCGCTCTGCAAGGCGATCACCGAGCAGACTGCATATGATCCGATGGCCATCAGCTCGTTCCTCTTCTTCATGACCTTGATGGAGGGCAACTCGTACGCGGAGGCCAGACGGGAG GTCAGCGATAAATTCCTGGACGCCTACAAGGTGGGCGTTATTTATTGGCCCTGCGTGCAGACGGTGAACTTCGCCTTCGTGCCGGCGCGGAACCAGGTCATATTCACCTCCTTCTTCAGCATGTGTTGGACCACCTTCCTGGCCTACGTCAAGTTCCTCCAGCTGCATCCCCCCGTCGACGTGGACCACCACGCCATGGACATCCACTTCCTGGAGATGTGA